Proteins encoded by one window of Mycobacteriales bacterium:
- a CDS encoding NADH-quinone oxidoreductase subunit J, translating to MTGHAIGVLASAQPGPGEAAFFWILGPLAVLAALGLVLARSAVHAALFLAVDMLGLAVFYAAQKAPFLAFVQVIVYTGAIMMLFLFVLMLVGVDSSDSLVETLRGQRVAAILLGIGFSVLLITAIGSSVNGVKALGVDQADSGHNVTSIADLLFSRYVFAFEATSALLITAALGAMVLAHRERLVPAKTQRELMQQRFSLGGPNPAPLPGPGVYADHDSVDTPALLPGGEVATNSVSGGLRISPGRPHVERLEKEVEP from the coding sequence GTGACCGGGCACGCAATCGGCGTCCTCGCTTCGGCCCAGCCCGGGCCCGGCGAGGCCGCCTTCTTCTGGATCCTCGGTCCGCTGGCCGTACTCGCAGCGCTAGGACTGGTGCTTGCCCGAAGCGCCGTGCATGCGGCTCTTTTCCTTGCTGTCGACATGTTGGGTCTCGCTGTATTTTACGCTGCTCAGAAGGCGCCTTTTCTCGCCTTCGTGCAGGTGATCGTCTACACCGGCGCGATCATGATGTTATTTCTGTTCGTTCTGATGCTCGTCGGCGTGGACTCCAGCGATTCGCTGGTGGAGACCCTCCGCGGCCAACGGGTGGCTGCAATCTTGCTCGGCATCGGTTTCTCCGTGCTTCTGATCACCGCGATCGGTAGTTCGGTTAACGGGGTGAAGGCGCTCGGGGTCGACCAAGCCGACAGCGGGCACAACGTAACCTCGATCGCTGACTTGCTGTTCAGCAGGTACGTGTTCGCCTTCGAAGCGACCAGCGCGCTGCTCATAACCGCGGCGCTGGGCGCCATGGTCCTGGCCCATCGGGAGCGCCTCGTGCCGGCGAAGACCCAGCGCGAGCTTATGCAGCAGCGGTTCTCCCTCGGCGGCCCTAACCCAGCGCCGCTGCCCGGTCCGGGCGTATACGCCGATCACGACTCGGTGGACACCCCGGCCCTGCTGCCCGGTGGCGAGGTCGCCACCAACAGCGTGTCCGGCGGGCTGCGGATCAGCCCGGGTCGGCCACACGTCGAGCGGCTCGAGAAGGAAGTCGAGCCGTGA
- the nuoK gene encoding NADH-quinone oxidoreductase subunit NuoK: MNPAYYLYLSAVLFTIGAVGVLVRRNAIVIFMCIELMLNAVNLTLVTFSRINGSLDGQVIAFFVMVVAAAEVVVGLAIIVTIFRTRKSASVDDANLLKY; this comes from the coding sequence GTGAACCCGGCCTACTACCTTTACCTGTCTGCCGTGCTGTTCACGATCGGTGCGGTTGGCGTCCTCGTTCGGCGCAACGCGATCGTCATCTTCATGTGCATCGAGCTGATGCTCAACGCCGTAAACCTCACGCTCGTCACGTTCTCCCGGATCAACGGATCCCTCGACGGGCAGGTGATCGCCTTCTTCGTCATGGTGGTCGCCGCGGCGGAAGTGGTGGTCGGGTTGGCCATCATCGTCACCATCTTCCGAACCCGAAAGTCGGCGTCAGTCGACGACGCCAATCTGCTCAAGTACTAG
- a CDS encoding polyprenyl synthetase family protein: MPVLHDLGVTFQDAVLEADVRHGLTGVETCLREAVKSDYPFVTETSRHLVQAGGKRFRPLVLLLAAQFADPHAPGVVPAAVVVELTHLATLYHDDVMDEATLRRGAISANTRWGNTVAILTGDFLFARASDILADLGPEAVRIQARTFERLVQGQIRESVGPEPGRDPVDHYLRVVADKTGSLIGTCARFGGLLSGADEATVECLARFGERIGVAFQLSDDLLDVASDSDQSGKTPGTDLREGVRTLPVLLAMRSRDPAGTRLRELLGADLSGESEHAEALRGLRVHPAMDEARQLLSGWASEAHAALAPLPPIAAKAALEALCVAVVARTG; this comes from the coding sequence GTGCCGGTGCTTCACGATCTCGGCGTGACCTTTCAGGACGCTGTCCTCGAGGCGGATGTGCGGCATGGCCTGACCGGAGTCGAGACATGCCTCCGCGAGGCGGTGAAGAGCGACTACCCGTTCGTCACGGAAACCTCGCGGCACCTTGTTCAGGCGGGGGGCAAGCGCTTTCGCCCGCTGGTGCTGCTGCTCGCCGCCCAGTTCGCCGATCCGCACGCGCCGGGTGTCGTCCCGGCTGCGGTTGTGGTGGAACTCACGCACCTGGCCACGCTCTACCACGACGACGTCATGGACGAGGCGACCCTTCGCCGGGGCGCGATCAGCGCGAACACCCGTTGGGGGAACACCGTGGCGATCCTCACCGGCGACTTCCTGTTCGCCCGTGCCTCGGACATCCTCGCCGACCTGGGTCCGGAGGCGGTCCGGATCCAAGCGCGGACCTTCGAACGCCTCGTGCAGGGTCAAATCCGGGAGTCGGTGGGCCCGGAGCCCGGTCGCGACCCGGTGGACCACTATCTGCGTGTGGTCGCCGACAAGACCGGTTCGCTGATCGGGACCTGCGCCCGGTTCGGCGGCCTGCTGTCCGGCGCCGACGAGGCGACCGTCGAATGCCTCGCCCGGTTCGGCGAACGGATCGGGGTCGCATTCCAGCTCTCGGACGACCTGCTCGACGTGGCCAGCGATTCCGATCAGTCCGGCAAGACTCCTGGGACCGACCTCCGCGAGGGGGTGCGCACGCTGCCTGTCCTGCTCGCGATGCGCTCTCGCGATCCAGCGGGCACCCGGCTCCGGGAGCTGCTCGGTGCCGACCTGTCGGGCGAATCCGAGCACGCCGAGGCGCTGCGCGGCCTGCGCGTCCACCCGGCGATGGACGAGGCACGTCAGCTGCTTTCCGGCTGGGCCTCCGAGGCGCACGCCGCGCTTGCGCCGCTGCCTCCGATCGCCGCGAAGGCAGCCCTCGAAGCGCTCTGTGTCGCGGTCGTGGCCCGTACCGGCTAA
- the nuoN gene encoding NADH-quinone oxidoreductase subunit NuoN, with product MTLPAGVVSFHVPSISYAALAPILVVAVAAAVGVLVDAFVGPARRWATQVGVSVAGLLGALAAVIANAGRPGSLTADGAIAVDGPTLFLQGSILVICIAAVLFLGERSVDAGGGSFAAQASAPPGSVGERTAVAAGRLQTEIFPLFMFAVAGMLLFPASNDLLIMFVALEVLSLPLYLLCGLARRRRLLSQEAAVKYFLLGAFSSAFFLYGLALLYGYANSVELGDIHNAIANGGGHDTLLFLGLALLGVGLLFKIGAAPFHSWIPDVYQGAPTPISGLMAAATKVAAFGALLRVLYVVADGLTWDWRPVLWGVAILTMLVGAVLAITQTDVKRMLAYSSVAHAGFILTGVVAANRLGLSGSLFYLLAYGVTTVGAFGLLTLVRDSDGEATHLSRWAGLGRRSPVIAGTFALFLLALAGIPLTSGFTGKFAVFAAAIDGGAVPLVIVGAVSSAIAAFFYVRVIVLMFFQPPVADGPTVVIPGVLTSAALTLSVAVTVVLGVFPDPVLNLAKHAGLFLR from the coding sequence GTGACGCTCCCCGCCGGCGTGGTGTCCTTCCACGTCCCCTCGATCTCTTACGCGGCGCTCGCGCCGATCCTCGTCGTCGCTGTGGCGGCCGCCGTCGGGGTGCTTGTCGACGCGTTTGTCGGTCCGGCCCGGCGGTGGGCCACCCAGGTGGGCGTTTCCGTCGCCGGACTCCTCGGTGCCCTCGCCGCTGTCATCGCCAACGCTGGTCGGCCGGGGTCGCTCACCGCGGACGGGGCGATCGCAGTTGACGGGCCGACGCTGTTTCTCCAAGGCAGCATCTTGGTGATCTGCATCGCCGCCGTCCTGTTTCTCGGTGAACGGTCCGTGGACGCCGGTGGTGGTTCGTTCGCCGCTCAGGCGTCCGCGCCACCCGGTTCGGTGGGGGAGCGAACCGCGGTCGCCGCCGGTCGGCTCCAGACCGAAATCTTCCCGCTGTTCATGTTCGCGGTCGCCGGCATGCTGCTCTTCCCGGCTTCCAACGACTTGCTGATCATGTTCGTCGCCCTCGAAGTTCTTTCGCTACCGCTCTATCTGCTGTGTGGCCTGGCCCGCCGTCGTCGCCTGCTCTCGCAGGAAGCCGCAGTCAAGTACTTCCTGCTCGGCGCCTTCTCCTCCGCGTTCTTCCTGTACGGGCTGGCGCTGCTCTACGGCTACGCGAACTCCGTCGAGTTGGGCGACATTCACAACGCGATCGCGAACGGTGGCGGCCACGACACATTGCTGTTCCTCGGACTGGCACTCCTCGGGGTCGGCTTGCTCTTCAAGATCGGCGCCGCGCCGTTCCACTCCTGGATCCCAGACGTCTACCAGGGCGCCCCGACCCCGATCAGCGGGCTGATGGCCGCCGCGACCAAGGTCGCCGCCTTCGGCGCGCTCCTTCGCGTGCTCTACGTCGTGGCGGACGGGCTCACCTGGGATTGGCGACCCGTGCTCTGGGGGGTAGCGATCCTGACCATGTTGGTCGGGGCGGTACTTGCGATCACCCAAACCGACGTCAAGCGGATGCTGGCCTACTCCTCGGTCGCCCATGCCGGCTTCATCCTCACCGGAGTGGTCGCCGCCAATCGGCTCGGCCTGTCGGGCTCGCTCTTCTACCTGCTCGCCTACGGGGTGACTACGGTCGGGGCGTTCGGACTACTAACCCTCGTTCGCGACTCCGACGGCGAGGCCACCCACCTGTCCCGGTGGGCCGGCCTGGGGCGGCGCTCGCCGGTCATCGCCGGCACCTTCGCCCTGTTCCTCCTGGCCCTGGCGGGTATCCCGCTCACCAGCGGATTCACCGGGAAGTTCGCGGTGTTCGCGGCAGCCATCGACGGGGGCGCGGTCCCGCTGGTGATCGTCGGTGCGGTGAGCAGTGCGATCGCGGCCTTTTTCTACGTACGCGTCATAGTGCTCATGTTCTTCCAACCTCCGGTTGCGGACGGGCCGACGGTCGTGATCCCCGGGGTGCTGACCTCGGCCGCGTTGACCCTTTCGGTGGCCGTTACCGTGGTGCTTGGGGTTTTCCCCGACCCGGTCCTGAACCTGGCGAAGCACGCCGGACTGTTCCTCCGCTGA
- a CDS encoding NADH-quinone oxidoreductase subunit M, with the protein MRTVPWVSILAAVPIIGMIALALVPRGADQLVKSVALAASLVVLAGTIAMAASFSIHGPRFQFTQHHDWITAFGAHYAVGVDGIGLVLIGLTAVLVPVVLLASWHEATGARHGVKTFLALVLATETLLIAAFGATDVFLFYVCFEAMLVPMYFLIGSYGGPRRSYAAVKFLLYSLAGGLLMLASVVGLYVATAGHLGTGSFDFSAVTQLHGKISSGTEDLLFLGFFVAFAIKAPLWPFHTWLPDAAAEAPTGIAVLLVGVMDKVGTFGFLRWCLPLFPHASRVFAPYILTLCVVGILYGALLAIGQRDLKRLVAYTSVAHFGFIGLGIFAFTSQGQVGATLYMLNHGFSTGALFLIVGFLATRRGGRLLEQFGGVAKVAPWLAGAFLVAGMSSLSLPGLNSFVSEFLVLVGTFTRHRVFAVLGTLGIVLAALYILIMIQRTMYGPLREGNEGLADLSRREAWVIGPVLVIIVGLGVYPKPVLDVIDPAVQATLTQMQEHDPAVPLPETSGTSPNRLALPGGGQ; encoded by the coding sequence GTGAGGACGGTGCCCTGGGTGTCCATCCTTGCCGCCGTTCCGATCATCGGGATGATCGCTCTCGCCCTGGTCCCGCGCGGTGCGGACCAACTGGTTAAATCGGTCGCCCTCGCCGCGTCCCTGGTTGTGCTCGCCGGGACGATCGCGATGGCCGCCAGCTTCTCGATTCACGGGCCGCGATTCCAGTTCACCCAGCACCACGACTGGATCACGGCCTTTGGCGCCCACTACGCCGTGGGCGTCGACGGAATCGGTCTCGTCCTGATCGGTCTGACCGCTGTCCTCGTGCCCGTCGTTCTGCTCGCCTCCTGGCACGAGGCGACCGGTGCGCGGCATGGCGTGAAAACCTTCCTCGCCCTAGTCCTGGCTACCGAAACGTTGCTCATCGCTGCCTTCGGCGCGACCGACGTCTTCCTCTTCTACGTCTGTTTCGAGGCCATGCTCGTCCCGATGTACTTCCTGATCGGGAGCTACGGCGGACCGCGTCGGTCGTACGCGGCCGTGAAGTTTCTTCTCTACTCGCTCGCCGGCGGCCTGCTCATGCTGGCATCCGTCGTTGGGCTCTACGTAGCGACTGCCGGTCACCTCGGTACCGGGAGCTTCGACTTTTCCGCGGTCACCCAGCTGCATGGCAAGATCTCCTCCGGGACCGAAGACCTGCTATTCCTCGGTTTCTTCGTGGCGTTCGCCATCAAAGCCCCGCTCTGGCCGTTCCATACCTGGCTCCCGGATGCAGCCGCTGAGGCGCCGACTGGGATCGCGGTTCTCCTCGTCGGGGTGATGGACAAGGTGGGGACTTTCGGATTTCTCCGCTGGTGTCTGCCCTTGTTCCCGCACGCGTCCCGCGTGTTCGCTCCCTACATTCTGACGTTGTGTGTCGTCGGCATCCTCTACGGTGCCCTGCTTGCGATCGGCCAGCGAGACCTAAAGCGACTGGTGGCCTACACGTCGGTCGCGCACTTCGGTTTCATCGGCCTAGGGATTTTCGCGTTCACCAGCCAGGGCCAGGTCGGCGCGACGCTGTACATGCTCAACCACGGGTTCTCCACCGGTGCGCTGTTCCTCATCGTCGGGTTCCTCGCGACCCGGCGGGGGGGCCGGCTCCTCGAGCAGTTCGGGGGGGTGGCGAAGGTGGCGCCTTGGCTCGCCGGCGCCTTCCTCGTCGCCGGAATGTCGAGCCTGTCGCTCCCGGGGCTGAACAGCTTCGTGAGTGAGTTCCTGGTGCTGGTCGGCACGTTCACCCGCCATCGGGTCTTCGCCGTTCTTGGCACCCTTGGGATCGTGCTCGCCGCCCTCTACATCCTGATCATGATCCAGCGGACCATGTACGGTCCCCTGCGCGAGGGGAACGAGGGGCTCGCCGACCTGAGTCGTCGGGAGGCCTGGGTCATCGGGCCCGTTCTCGTGATCATCGTCGGGCTAGGCGTCTACCCCAAGCCGGTGCTAGATGTGATCGACCCGGCGGTGCAGGCCACATTGACCCAGATGCAGGAGCACGACCCCGCCGTCCCCCTCCCGGAAACCTCCGGCACGAGCCCGAATCGGCTCGCCCTTCCCGGAGGTGGCCAGTGA
- the nuoL gene encoding NADH-quinone oxidoreductase subunit L, whose protein sequence is MTYAYPQATGIFDLTAALVALPLLGAAVLLLGGRRANRWGHLLGCGTIVAAFLVGLALFLAMFGHHPSQRTFDEHLFHWIPVAGFQVSANLLIDPLSMLFVLLITGVGALIHIYSIGYMAHDLDRRRFFGQLNLFVAAMLLLVLADNFLLLYVGWEGVGLASYLLIGFWSYKPSAATAAKKAFIVNRVGDVGLLLAIMLMFATFGSTSFDAVFTGASSGLARTGTLTAIGLLLAFGGCGKSAQFPLQSWLADAMEGPTPVSALIHAATMVTAGVYLIARSSPIFNGAPVAQLAVACTGALTLLGAAVIGCAYDDIKRVLAYSTVSQIGYMFLAVGLGPVGYAFGILHLLAHGFFKAGLFLGAGSVMHGMNDQVDMRRFGGLRKVMPVTFATFGLAYLAIIGFPGLSGFWTKDKIIEAAFDYGGATGYALGVAALVGVAVTAFYMTRLMVLTFFGKSRWTEDVHPHESPRVMTVPMIVLSVGSVLFGALFTLAFPLVDWLRPVLPTPGAVAHTLNPLVLSLLGIASMAGGILGAVVQYGRREIPVAPPVAVSGVTRAARSNLYGDAFNEAVFMRPGQYLARALVFFDGRGVDGAVNGIAASIGGTSGRLRRWQTGFVRSYALSMFLGAAVVAIALLLVRVG, encoded by the coding sequence GTGACGTACGCCTACCCGCAGGCGACGGGCATCTTCGATCTCACGGCGGCGCTCGTTGCGCTCCCGCTGCTGGGGGCGGCCGTGCTCCTGCTCGGCGGCCGGCGGGCCAACCGGTGGGGGCATCTGCTCGGCTGCGGCACCATCGTCGCGGCCTTCCTCGTCGGGCTAGCTCTTTTCCTCGCGATGTTCGGGCATCACCCGAGCCAGCGGACGTTCGACGAGCACCTGTTCCACTGGATCCCGGTCGCGGGATTCCAGGTGAGCGCCAACCTGCTCATCGATCCGCTCTCGATGCTTTTCGTGCTACTGATCACCGGCGTGGGCGCCCTCATCCACATCTACTCGATCGGGTACATGGCCCACGATCTCGACCGTCGTCGATTCTTCGGTCAGCTGAACCTGTTCGTCGCAGCCATGCTCCTGCTCGTGCTCGCCGACAACTTCCTGTTGCTCTACGTCGGATGGGAGGGAGTCGGGCTAGCCTCCTACCTGCTGATCGGCTTCTGGTCCTACAAGCCGTCGGCGGCGACCGCTGCCAAGAAGGCTTTCATAGTCAACCGCGTCGGCGACGTAGGGCTGTTGCTGGCGATCATGTTGATGTTCGCCACGTTCGGCTCCACGTCCTTTGATGCCGTGTTCACGGGGGCATCGTCGGGCCTGGCCCGGACCGGCACGCTGACCGCGATCGGCCTACTGCTCGCTTTCGGCGGGTGCGGGAAGTCGGCTCAGTTTCCGCTGCAGTCCTGGCTGGCTGACGCCATGGAAGGGCCGACGCCGGTTTCCGCCCTCATCCACGCCGCGACCATGGTGACCGCCGGCGTGTATCTGATCGCCCGGTCCAGCCCCATTTTCAATGGCGCCCCCGTCGCCCAGCTTGCCGTCGCCTGTACGGGTGCCCTCACCCTGCTCGGGGCAGCCGTCATCGGTTGCGCCTACGACGACATCAAGCGGGTGTTGGCCTACTCGACGGTCAGCCAGATCGGCTACATGTTCCTGGCGGTCGGACTCGGCCCGGTGGGGTACGCATTCGGAATCCTCCACCTTCTCGCGCACGGCTTTTTCAAGGCCGGTTTGTTCCTCGGGGCCGGGTCGGTCATGCACGGGATGAACGACCAGGTTGACATGCGCCGATTCGGCGGCCTGCGCAAGGTGATGCCGGTCACCTTTGCCACCTTCGGGCTCGCCTACCTAGCGATAATCGGCTTTCCCGGCCTCTCCGGGTTCTGGACCAAGGACAAGATCATCGAAGCCGCGTTCGACTACGGCGGTGCGACCGGTTATGCCCTCGGGGTCGCCGCCCTGGTCGGGGTGGCCGTGACGGCGTTCTACATGACCAGACTCATGGTCTTGACGTTCTTCGGCAAGTCGCGGTGGACCGAGGACGTGCATCCGCACGAGTCGCCACGGGTGATGACGGTCCCGATGATCGTGCTGTCGGTGGGCTCGGTCCTGTTCGGGGCGTTGTTCACCTTGGCTTTCCCGCTCGTCGACTGGCTCCGCCCGGTGCTACCGACCCCGGGGGCGGTTGCTCATACCCTGAATCCGCTCGTCCTGTCCCTCCTCGGGATCGCGTCGATGGCCGGCGGGATCCTGGGAGCCGTTGTCCAGTACGGCCGGCGGGAGATCCCGGTGGCCCCCCCCGTCGCGGTGTCCGGGGTGACGCGGGCTGCCCGGAGCAACCTTTACGGCGACGCGTTCAACGAGGCGGTCTTCATGCGCCCGGGTCAGTACCTCGCTCGCGCCCTCGTGTTCTTCGACGGGCGTGGCGTCGATGGTGCAGTCAATGGAATCGCCGCGTCGATCGGTGGCACGTCGGGGCGGCTCCGGCGCTGGCAGACCGGGTTTGTCCGGTCCTACGCGCTGTCGATGTTCCTCGGGGCGGCGGTCGTCGCGATCGCACTTCTGCTCGTTCGGGTCGGGTGA
- a CDS encoding acyl-CoA dehydrogenase family protein, whose protein sequence is MPPDPWHIPERDALRGLTRSFTEREIVPFLAEWEKVGEVPRSLHIAAAEAGLLGLGFPEAVGGSGGDQIDVAVMTEAMIGSGASTGLIAALFTHGIAVPHIVSNGDPHLIDRYVRPTLAGEMVGALAVTEPDGGSDVAAVRTRAERHGDSYRVNGAKTFITSGARADFVTTVVRTGGAGHAGLSLLVVDTDRPGFQVVRRLEKMGWRCSDTAELGYVDVSVPAGNRIGEPGSGFVQVARQFVGERLALATQAHATAQRCVDLTVGWARERQVFGGALIRKQAVRHRLVDMARRTAAAATYTRWVLERHVEGAASFVEAAMAKNTAVEACDFVVASAVQLHGGAGYMADMEVERHYRDAKILGIGGGATEVMNDLIAKGLGW, encoded by the coding sequence GTGCCCCCCGACCCATGGCACATCCCGGAACGTGATGCGCTGCGCGGACTGACCCGGTCGTTCACCGAGCGGGAGATAGTGCCCTTCCTCGCCGAATGGGAGAAGGTGGGCGAGGTCCCCCGCAGCCTGCATATCGCGGCCGCGGAGGCCGGCCTGCTCGGCTTGGGCTTCCCGGAGGCCGTCGGCGGGAGCGGCGGCGACCAGATTGACGTCGCCGTCATGACGGAGGCGATGATCGGTTCCGGGGCATCGACCGGACTGATTGCCGCACTGTTCACCCACGGCATCGCCGTGCCGCACATCGTGTCGAACGGAGACCCCCACCTCATCGACCGCTACGTGCGGCCCACGCTCGCTGGGGAGATGGTGGGCGCCCTCGCGGTGACCGAACCCGATGGCGGCTCGGATGTCGCCGCGGTGCGCACCCGGGCCGAACGCCACGGCGACAGCTACCGGGTCAATGGCGCGAAGACGTTCATCACCTCCGGCGCGCGGGCAGATTTCGTCACGACCGTGGTTCGGACCGGAGGGGCCGGCCACGCCGGGCTGTCGCTGCTCGTCGTGGACACCGATCGGCCCGGCTTCCAGGTCGTCCGCCGCCTGGAGAAGATGGGCTGGCGCTGCTCGGACACGGCGGAGCTGGGCTACGTAGACGTGTCGGTACCGGCGGGAAACCGAATCGGCGAGCCCGGCTCCGGATTCGTCCAGGTGGCCCGGCAATTCGTCGGCGAGCGGCTCGCCCTGGCCACCCAGGCGCATGCAACCGCGCAGCGTTGCGTGGATCTCACGGTCGGTTGGGCCCGGGAACGTCAGGTCTTCGGTGGCGCCCTGATCCGCAAGCAGGCCGTGCGGCATCGGCTCGTCGACATGGCTCGACGCACCGCCGCAGCCGCTACCTACACCCGCTGGGTCCTCGAACGCCATGTCGAAGGCGCGGCTAGTTTCGTCGAAGCGGCGATGGCGAAGAACACCGCCGTCGAGGCCTGCGATTTCGTGGTCGCCTCCGCAGTCCAGTTGCACGGAGGGGCCGGCTACATGGCCGACATGGAGGTCGAGCGGCACTACCGCGACGCGAAGATCCTGGGCATCGGTGGCGGGGCCACTGAGGTCATGAACGACCTGATCGCCAAAGGGCTCGGCTGGTAG